The Polaribacter tangerinus genome has a segment encoding these proteins:
- a CDS encoding DUF1684 domain-containing protein, whose amino-acid sequence MKKIVFVFLILISISCNSNKKRALVGKTTYQQELNAQFKDASVSPLKKKDLKNFKGLDFFPVDSSFITIAKFSKIENAPTFLLPTSTDIKKPYKEFGKLTFTLQGKQFQLTVYQGLETIKIEKYKNELYLPFTDLTTGNESYVAGRYMDLQTTDIRENNTVELNFNNTYNPYCAYNDNFSCPITPRNNHLDIAVTAGIKTFKK is encoded by the coding sequence ATGAAAAAAATAGTATTTGTATTTTTAATACTAATAAGCATTTCTTGTAATAGTAATAAAAAAAGAGCTTTAGTAGGAAAAACCACCTATCAGCAAGAATTAAATGCACAGTTTAAAGATGCCTCAGTTTCTCCTTTGAAAAAAAAGGATTTAAAAAACTTTAAAGGGCTAGATTTTTTTCCGGTAGATAGTAGCTTTATTACCATTGCAAAGTTTTCGAAAATAGAAAATGCACCAACTTTTTTACTACCTACAAGTACAGATATTAAAAAACCTTATAAAGAATTTGGCAAACTAACTTTTACATTACAGGGAAAGCAATTTCAATTAACTGTTTACCAAGGGTTAGAAACCATAAAGATTGAAAAATATAAAAATGAATTGTACTTACCCTTTACCGATTTAACAACCGGAAATGAATCTTATGTTGCTGGAAGATATATGGATTTGCAAACCACAGACATTCGAGAAAATAATACTGTTGAATTAAACTTTAACAATACTTACAACCCATATTGTGCTTACAACGACAATTTTTCTTGTCCGATAACCCCAAGAAATAATCATTTAGACATTGCTGTAACAGCAGGAATTAAGACTTTTAAAAAATGA
- a CDS encoding MFS transporter, with protein MSQFYKNYIASFSGLSKEVWWLSLITFINRAGTMVIPFLSLYLKESLSFSFAQVGWIMSFFGLGSLVGTWLGGKLTDIIGYYKVMFSSLLLTGLFFVLLQFVTTFSGFCVGIFLVMLVADAFRPAMFVALSAYSKLENKTRSVTLIRLAINLGFSLGPAIGGIIITGVGYFGLFWLDGITCALASILLLKVLHPKKTKVLDSTKPKSVISVYKDNAFWVFFVAMFIFGFTFLQYFSTIPLYFKEVRLLSELEIGLIMGFSGLFVFLFEMPLIHWLEQQKYSKIRLMAFGLFLVAISYLILNITNWGGVLIIGVILITVGEMITFPFSNSFALERAKKGNQGEYMAMYSMAFSLSHIFSHNAGMQLIHIFGYEFTWYFVTLFAFLGVAILIYLFKIISKEKTNVVLDG; from the coding sequence ATGAGTCAATTTTACAAAAATTATATAGCTTCTTTTAGTGGACTTTCTAAAGAGGTTTGGTGGCTATCTTTAATTACTTTTATAAATAGAGCCGGTACAATGGTTATTCCGTTTTTGTCGCTATATTTAAAAGAAAGTTTAAGCTTTTCTTTCGCTCAAGTAGGCTGGATAATGTCCTTTTTTGGTTTAGGTTCTCTTGTTGGTACTTGGCTGGGAGGCAAATTAACAGATATTATTGGCTATTATAAAGTTATGTTTTCTAGCCTTTTACTTACCGGTTTGTTTTTTGTACTCCTTCAGTTTGTAACTACTTTTAGTGGTTTTTGTGTAGGTATTTTTTTGGTGATGCTTGTGGCAGATGCTTTTAGGCCCGCTATGTTTGTGGCATTAAGTGCATATAGTAAACTAGAAAATAAAACGAGGTCGGTAACTTTAATTAGATTGGCAATAAATTTGGGGTTTTCTTTAGGTCCGGCAATTGGTGGAATTATAATTACGGGTGTTGGATATTTTGGTTTGTTTTGGCTAGATGGTATTACTTGTGCATTGGCAAGCATATTGTTGCTAAAAGTACTACATCCAAAGAAAACAAAAGTACTAGATAGCACCAAGCCAAAAAGCGTAATTTCTGTATACAAAGACAATGCATTTTGGGTGTTTTTTGTAGCGATGTTTATTTTCGGATTCACTTTTTTACAATATTTTTCTACCATTCCTTTATATTTTAAAGAAGTTAGATTGTTATCAGAATTAGAAATCGGACTTATAATGGGGTTTAGTGGTCTTTTTGTGTTTTTGTTTGAAATGCCACTAATTCATTGGTTAGAGCAACAAAAATATTCTAAGATTAGGCTAATGGCATTTGGTTTATTTCTTGTTGCTATAAGTTACTTAATTTTAAATATTACCAATTGGGGTGGTGTTTTAATTATAGGAGTTATTTTAATAACTGTTGGAGAAATGATTACGTTTCCGTTTTCTAATTCATTTGCGTTAGAAAGGGCTAAAAAGGGAAATCAAGGCGAATATATGGCAATGTATAGCATGGCATTTTCTTTGTCGCATATTTTTAGTCACAATGCGGGTATGCAATTAATTCATATTTTTGGATACGAATTTACTTGGTACTTTGTAACTCTTTTTGCTTTTTTAGGGGTAGCCATTTTAATATATTTATTTAAAATAATCTCTAAAGAAAAAACCAACGTTGTATTAGATGGATAG
- a CDS encoding DUF1599 domain-containing protein yields the protein MQETSKQYDAVVKECRSLFIKKMADYGSAWRILRLPSLTDQIFIKAQRIRQLQENDVRKVDEGEKSEFIGIINYSIMALIQLENGVAENPDLSTEEATILYDKHSKITKELMLNKNHDYGEVWREMRVSSLTDLILQKLLRVKTIEDNKGKTIVSEGLDANYQDMINYAIFAMIHLS from the coding sequence ATGCAAGAAACCTCTAAACAATACGATGCTGTAGTTAAAGAATGTAGAAGTTTATTTATAAAAAAAATGGCGGATTATGGAAGTGCATGGCGAATTTTAAGATTGCCATCGCTAACCGATCAAATTTTTATTAAAGCACAAAGAATAAGGCAGTTACAAGAAAATGATGTGCGTAAAGTAGATGAAGGTGAAAAATCTGAATTTATTGGCATTATCAATTATTCGATAATGGCCTTAATTCAATTAGAAAATGGTGTTGCAGAAAATCCAGATTTAAGTACCGAAGAGGCTACTATTTTATATGACAAACATAGCAAAATTACGAAAGAGTTAATGCTTAATAAAAATCATGATTACGGAGAAGTATGGAGAGAAATGCGCGTTTCTAGTCTTACCGATTTAATTTTACAGAAACTACTAAGAGTTAAAACCATAGAAGATAATAAAGGTAAAACTATTGTTTCTGAAGGTTTAGACGCCAATTATCAAGACATGATTAATTATGCCATTTTTGCTATGATTCATCTTTCGTAA
- the crcB gene encoding fluoride efflux transporter CrcB, which produces MKQLLFVFVGGGFGSVLRYLINKWLGTTETGFPIGTLTVNILGSLFMGIILGYVAKSNVFTPNQTLLLATGFCGGFTTFSTFAYENQGFLKTGDFTNFVLYTIASFVLGFLAVFAGIFLSKSF; this is translated from the coding sequence ATGAAACAACTTTTATTTGTATTTGTTGGTGGTGGTTTTGGAAGTGTTTTACGATATCTTATCAATAAGTGGTTAGGTACTACAGAAACCGGTTTTCCTATCGGTACTTTAACAGTAAATATATTAGGCAGTTTATTTATGGGAATTATTTTAGGTTATGTAGCAAAATCAAATGTGTTTACTCCCAATCAAACATTACTATTAGCAACAGGTTTTTGCGGAGGTTTTACAACTTTTTCGACTTTTGCCTACGAAAATCAAGGTTTTTTAAAAACTGGAGATTTTACAAATTTTGTATTGTATACCATAGCAAGTTTTGTACTTGGTTTTTTAGCAGTTTTTGCAGGTATCTTTTTGTCTAAGAGTTTTTAA
- a CDS encoding BT_3928 family protein, producing the protein MFTKIAVQISRLLVGVLFVFSGFVKLVDPIGSQYKFEEYFSVDVLNLEFLIPYALPFAVVLIVAEILLGVMVLIGYKSKFTVFSLGLLTVLFLFLTWYSAYYNKVTDCGCFGDAIKLSTWQTFYKNIILLVLVLILIFNIKHIKPVFSGKIPKIITFLSLAVFLFIVQHVLTHLPLIDFRAYAIGKNLPAGMQYPADGSIPPVHDFMLEDQQQDLAPILLAKEKVALIIMYDINKSDKNGFVAVKDFSEKALKAGYTVYGVSASFFDDIQKVTETYNLPFEFLFCDATTLKTMIRANPGVVILEKGTVTQKKNFVDLAEITL; encoded by the coding sequence ATGTTTACAAAAATAGCCGTTCAAATTTCTAGACTTTTAGTAGGTGTTTTATTTGTATTTTCTGGTTTTGTAAAATTGGTAGATCCCATTGGGTCTCAATATAAATTTGAAGAATATTTTTCTGTAGATGTCTTAAACTTAGAATTTTTAATTCCGTATGCACTTCCTTTTGCGGTAGTACTTATAGTTGCTGAAATTCTTTTAGGAGTAATGGTGCTAATTGGTTACAAATCTAAGTTTACTGTTTTTAGCCTTGGTCTTTTAACGGTATTGTTTTTATTTTTAACCTGGTATTCTGCATATTACAATAAAGTTACAGATTGTGGTTGTTTTGGAGATGCCATTAAGCTTTCTACCTGGCAAACATTTTATAAAAATATTATTTTACTGGTGTTGGTACTTATTTTGATATTCAATATAAAGCATATTAAACCTGTTTTTTCTGGAAAAATTCCAAAAATTATTACCTTTTTATCATTAGCTGTTTTCTTATTTATAGTGCAACATGTTCTAACACATTTGCCGTTAATCGACTTTAGAGCTTATGCAATAGGTAAAAACTTACCTGCTGGCATGCAATATCCGGCAGATGGTTCTATACCACCTGTTCACGATTTTATGTTAGAAGATCAACAACAAGACTTGGCGCCGATACTTTTAGCTAAAGAAAAAGTAGCACTTATTATTATGTATGATATTAATAAGTCGGATAAGAATGGGTTTGTTGCTGTAAAAGATTTTTCTGAAAAAGCCTTAAAAGCTGGGTATACAGTATACGGTGTTTCTGCTTCTTTTTTTGATGACATTCAAAAAGTAACCGAGACCTATAATTTGCCTTTCGAGTTTCTGTTTTGCGATGCAACAACGCTAAAAACAATGATTAGAGCTAATCCTGGAGTTGTAATTTTAGAAAAAGGAACCGTAACCCAAAAGAAAAATTTTGTAGATTTAGCAGAGATTACATTATAA